The following coding sequences lie in one Spinacia oleracea cultivar Varoflay chromosome 1, BTI_SOV_V1, whole genome shotgun sequence genomic window:
- the LOC110803227 gene encoding GTP cyclohydrolase 1 gives MGALDEGHYDVELENSLKLLDVEQEPDIQAAVRVLLQGLGEDINREGIIKTPLRVAKALRHATTGYKQNVKDIIEGAIFPEAGLDYNRVGHAGGAGGLVIVRDLDLFSYCESCLLPFQVKCHVGYVPSGQQVVGLSKLSRVADVFAKRLQDPQRLANELCSALQHSIKPAGVAVVLQCLHMHFPALESMFLDSSSDGWIKVLVSSGSGVFEDKEATIWGEFFSLLKFRASQIAEKIQKRNSINHWCPSQASPISKISSNVGSVNSSMVSAVTSILRSLGEDPLRKELVGTPAHFVNWLMNFQNCNMEMKLNSFICNKARPQKSNGEVIFNSLIHSELNLPFWSQCEHHLLPFHGVVHIGYLSAERVDPIGKSLLQSIVHFFGFKLQVQERFTKQIAEIVAPLLGGDVIVVAEASHMCMISRGIEKFGSSTATVAVLGHFSTDAKARALFLDSLPIINN, from the exons ATGGGCGCTTTAGATGAGGGTCATTATGATGTGGAGCTTGAAAATTCATTGAAATTGTTGGATGTTGAACAAGAACCAGATATCCAGGCTGCTGTGAGGGTTTTGTTGCAAGGTTTGGGGGAAGATATCAATAGGGAAGGCATCATAAAGACACCGCTCCGCGTTGCCAAAGCTCTCCGGCACGCCACTACAG GCTACAAACAAAATGTAAAAGACATTATAGAAGGTGCTATATTTCCAGAAGCAGGTCTTGACTATAATAGAGTTGGCCATGCTGGAGGTGCTGGGGGTCTTGTCATTGTTCGGGATCTCGATCTCTTTTCATATTGTGAGTCTTGCTTGCTACCGTTCCAGGTAAAATGTCACGTGGGCTATGTTCCATCCGGGCAACAAGTTGTTGGCCTTAGCAAGCTATCTCGGGTAGCTGATGTCTTTGCTAAGCGCCTCCAAGATCCACAGAGGCTAGCTAATGAATTATGCTCAGCTTTGCAACATTCCATCAAACCAGCTGGAGTTGCTGTTGTTCTTCAGTGTCTTCACATGCATTTTCCCGCGTTAGAGTCTATGTTCCTTGACTCATCCTCTGACGGGTGGATAAAAGTGCTCGTATCCTCGGGATCTGGAGTTTTCGAAGATAAAGAGGCTACTATTTGGGGTGAGTTTTTTAGTCTTTTGAAATTTCGGGCCTCACAAATAGCTGAAAAAATCCAAAAGAGGAACTCGATTAATCATTGGTGCCCGTCCCAAGCTTCCCCTATTAGTAAAATTTCATCCAATGTTGGAAGTGTGAATTCTAGTATGGTTAGCGCAGTCACTTCGATTCTCAGATCCTTGGGTGAAGATCCCCTAAGAAAAGAGCTTGTTGGTACTCCCGCTCATTTTGTGAATTGGCTGATGAATTTCCAGAACTGTAACATGGAGATGAAGCTGAACTCATTTATTTGTAATAAAGCAAGGCCTCAGAAATCAAACGGTGAAGTGATATTCAACTCACTAATCCATTCTGAACTAAACTTGCCGTTTTGGTCACAATGTGAACATCACTTGCTCCCATTTCACGGAGTAGTGCATATAGGTTACTTATCTGCTGAACGAGTAGATCCCATAGGGAAGTCTCTTCTTCAGTCAATTGTTCACTTTTTTGGATTCAAGCTTCAGGTTCAGGAGAGATTCACTAAACAGATTGCTGAAATAGTTGCGCCTCTTCTTGGTGGAGACGTGATAGTGGTGGCAGAGGCTAGCCATATGTGCATGATTTCTCGGGGTATTGAGAAGTTTGGTAGCAGCACAGCCACAGTTGCTGTTCTTGGTCATTTTTCAACTGATGCAAAGGCTCGAGCGTTGTTTTTAGATAGCCTTCCCATCATCAACAATTAA